The Xyrauchen texanus isolate HMW12.3.18 chromosome 4, RBS_HiC_50CHRs, whole genome shotgun sequence genome segment TACTTGTTTtgtcaatggaaaaaaaaagtaatcttaatattaatttatacctCAGGTTTCTCAAGTGACTGTCactgtaataagtacactgtaaagCACTATGGATATAATTattcttaatatatatattactcatAATTCTGAGCATGAACATTTTGCTACTAAACATTgcttatgtgtatgtatatatggatAATAgatggaaaattacaaataaaaaattaaataattgaccCATATGAGAAATATAGGGGTATAAACTCATTTAAAGTGTCACACAACCTCAATAAAAAATTTCTGAGGcctatgtataaaaataaataactctaactttaaatgtgaaaataattagttCATATGGTCAAAGATACTTTGACAagcttaattttaattttaatcattaaaattaagtgcttaaaaatggtaataaaaaaCAAGTTAAAGGAAATGGTGAACAGTTACTAAATCTAAACTTCAAcctacactttcccttatacatagGCTGCATTTTAAACCTAAAATGTTGACTAAAACATATGTTAGCCTATTATAagatttatgtgtgaactgtgtaactttgaacaaaatgtaattaatttataaaagTTAAGATATTAtggttattttatttagttaaaggttactcacttcaatttgGCAGAACGTTGTTATGcaattaaaaatcttaaaaaaaatatctgaatttttttttcaatgttcatGCCCATGCAATTTGTTTACTACCCCCATACTTGAATATAGTTCATTGCTGAACTTCTGTTATAACTAAATGTGTTTAGTTAACCCACGTGCATTTGCCAGTTTGATCATGTAATGGTTTTCAAAAAGTTTGTTAATGAAAATTACCTGGGTGCCCATGCTGAATGCACCTTGTTAAATAACTGCTGCTGTCTCTTGAGGATTTGCAGAGAGCGCGCTGTCGCCATTATTTTCGCTCGATGTTCATAGAATTGAGACTTATGCTGTATGTTATGTTGTTCCTGGAGTTGCAACTCTCCCGCTGGGTTAATGTTTGACGCGCGTGAACTGTTGGACTGCAGGTCCATGTGCAGCTTCAGTTGTCTCAAGCGCTCTGAAGTTTACAAACTGATTAATCACAATGATTTATCTGTTGGTTTGGCTGCTGATTTAATTAAAGTAGAGTCAAAACAGATAACCCTTATAAAACCATTATGACAAAACTTcggccaaaaaaaaaatcaaagaaacaaacacaccaaACTGGTGCTTTTAAACAACACAGTCATcataaaaaagatacaaaaataaataataaaaaaattacttaaatgacagcatgcactccaGATAGcttggactccacaagtttgcaATACTTGATGATCTATGTTATTCCAGCATTATtagagaatgttccaaagagcatcttatgtgcatcAATAGAATCAAGGAAATCTGAGCATTTATACAGGAACTgatcaccctaaaatgaaaatgatctctcatcatttactcaccttcatgccatcccagatatgtatgactttgtcttctcacgaacacaaactaagaaatttttgaagaatatctcagctctataggtcctcattatgcaagttaatgggtatgaaaatttttaagctccaaaagcacataaaggcatcatagaagtaatccataagactccagtgattaaatcaatgtcttcagaagagatatgatagatgtgggtgttttatactataaatctccatattcactttctttttttgttattggCGATAAcaacattcttcgtgcatatcgcaaCCAACatgacagggaggagaattcattgtagatttaaccactggagtcttatggattacttttatgctgcctttatgtgctttttggagcataaacctTTTGGTACCgttcactggcattgtatggacctacagagttgagatattcttctgaaaatcttattTTCGTATTCATTATACGAATATCAACTCGTATTGTATTAcgagtttaacatttttaaaagttcaaaCCTTGATGTCAAACCTAGGCCTACATGCAGTTATTTGAATGATCAATTAATAACAGAAATGCTGGGATATAATACACTCCTGTGTTTGTGTGGAATATGAATGGAGAAGGGTATTTCATAAATTATATAGTCTATGAAATTATATCGCTTATGTAGTCAAGACAATGCATGCAGTCTTTAATAACTGTGCAATCAAAAGtcaacttttgtttgttttttaattttcagcCATCATCCTTTCATGAAAATCATGTAGAGTTAAATAAGAAGTGCAGATTGTACTATACATGAGGTTACTAAAGCTGTCATCAGTTCTAATTGTGCTTAACCACTAAAGTAAATACCATGTGGAAGGTTCTGGGAtaagtctatttttatttatcgtTTTTTGacaagtttaaaaatatatttgcaattCAGTTAAAGACATAGTTCACTCTAAAATAAAACTTCTGACATTATAttgacttaccctcatgtcactcaaaacctgtatgactatgtgtaacacaaaaggaaatgttagggaGAAAGTCTGGGacttacagcctcagtcaccattcactttcattgtaagggaaAGAGCAGCGTCAACTTTATTCAAAATGTCTCTTCTTGTGTTCcacttaagaaagaaagtcataagggtttgagGGTGTGTAAACAATgttagaattacatttttgggggggtgaactaaccctttaactgacCACATGATTACAAGTAGATTGTCCAGATGTTTCTGAACATCAGAAAATGTAACTGAAAGTTCAGCTCTTTTTTAGTGCAGTCTTAATTTTTCCACCATGTTTCACTTGAAGGTTTGGGAGTTGGCCTTTCATGGTGTTAAACAAGTCTTCAAACTCTCGGTCCACGTCAATGTCCTACAAGAAAGCTCAGGTTAGAGATACTGAAATtagaaaaggaaggaaggaaaaataaGAAATGAATGATGAAGAGGCACTTACAGAGAAGTCCAAGAACTCTATTGCAGATTCTGGGTTTGCTTGTACTGATTTTAGAATGGCGAAGCACCCTGCTGACTGCATCGGATTCCGAGACATCTGGATCCCACAGAAAACCAATACAATTAGtgatataaaaacaaagaaatgccATAAATCTATGACACCAACTTGAAAGTTTAGCTTAAAAATAGCTTGAAAAGGCACTTTAATACTTGTATTACGTGATCTAATAACTCCCTGCTGCTACCATATTGATGTTTTGTCTAAAGAGCCATACTTTGAGAATTCGTAGAGTTGTGTTCTCTTTGAGGCCCAGCGCAACATGTATGGCACCTTCAAGAGGCATGCGATTATTGCTAGAGAAATAGACAAGGACAATGTGTAAGTATTTTAAGAAACATCAAAAGTAAGCACTTTTACTGTAAATGTCAGCTCTTTTTACTTTGCTGAGAGGCTTGTGTTTGTtaatttcaccattgcaaataAATCATATTCATTGTGAACATTCAAACCAATTTAAGAGACAAACATTGAGCAATTCAAACAGACTGCCACCTCATAATTGCTGCAATACATTAAGGACAACGCTTCCTAAAATGGTGTAAATGTTCAAAGTATTTGTCATACTCtcacaaacaaacatcaaactGTCTGTTGTCTTAAAAACAGAGGTGAGGACTGTTTGTGCCTTCAAAACATTGATGCATAAGTGAGCATGTCCTGTAGCCAATAAAAACAGTAAGGACAACAATACCTAATATTCAGATCCTCAAGTGTGTTGTTGAGTTTGAGTGCTTCCTCTAAAGCAATGGCTCCCTCTTTGCCCAGGCCATTGTACGACAAATCCAGGGTCCGCAGGAAGATGTTTCCCTTTAAAATCAACCCCAGCAGTTGGATTACagcaatatacaccgatcagccacaacattaaaaccacctgccttatatcgtgtccccttgtgccaccaaaacagctctgacccatcaagtcacggactccacaagacctctgtgGTATCTGACACCAAGATAAAatcagcagatcctttaagtcctgtaagttgcaaggtggggcctccatggattggacttggtccagcacatcccatagatgctcaatctgattgagatctggggaatttggaggccatgtcaacaccttgaactctttgtcatgttcctcaaaccattcctgaacaatttttgcagagtggaagggcgcattatcctgctgaaagaggccactgccatcaggtaaTACCATTGCCCTGAAGAGGTGTACATGGTCTGCATCattctttaggtaggtggtattcatgaatgccaggacccaaggattcccagcagaacattgcccagagcatcacactgcctccgccggcatgccttcttcccatagtgcatcctgctgccatctctttccCAGGAAAATAATGCAACctgccatccacatgatctaaaagaaaatgtgattcatcagaccaggtcaCCTTCTTCCAATGtaccatggtccagttctgacgctcacatgcccattgtaggagcTTTTattggtggacaggggtcagcgtgggcactctgaccagtctgcggctacacagccccatatgcagtaagctgcaatgcactgtgtgttctgacacctttctatcatggccagcattacgtttttcagcaatttgtgctacattaGCTCTTCTGTGCgaatcaatgagccttgggcacccatgaccctgttaACGGTtgaccggttgtccttccttggacaacatttggtaggtactaaccactgcatactgggagcaccccacaagagctgctgttttggagatgttaTGACCCAGTTGTCTAGCCAACACACTTTGgaccttgtcaaagttgctcagatccttaTGGTTGTCCATTTTTCCTggttccaacacatgaaattcaagaactgactgctcacctgctgcctaatatatcccaccccttgacaggtgtcaTTCTAATGAGATactcaatgttattcacttcacctgtcagtggttttaatgttgtggctgatcagagtATATTCAGAAATGAAGTGCTCCTAttatttaaaggggccatataCAAATTTTTTAAGGCAAAAATAGTTgcagtttagtttaattatcattttcaacccagtctcatgaaatGGTGAAATTGTAAGAAAATATGCGAGTCGGctcttaatttaataatttaacccCTAACCGAAACCTAATCCAAACCATGAAGTCTGACCCTTTAGCAAAACTTTCAACTTAACCATGATTTTCATAGGAAAATTATTGTTGTGTACAGTACAACGGAAGAAAGAACATCGTggttttgaagtttaaattaatatttcgggttcaatacaagataagctcaattgacagcatttgtaacccagattttagctttttgttcaagaaaaaaaaaaagagtatatacctttttgtagtaatcaatattatgccacaaatgcagtcgattgaaattaacttgtattgaacctggaatatttttttaatctctaacctaacctaccctaaacctaaacataaccataaagTCTACCCAAAGCCTAACCCTAGCCcattatttgcatgattttaattggaaaaaaacttgtgtaccacagaaaaaaataaaatattggggTTTGTAAAATGAAGAGGGAagcgtattacaggttattggCGATTTATCAGTCAGTTGTATTAATATGGCAAACCAAATGTGTTCATAGACTTTTCATTTCTAAAAATAGTGCAAAATCTAGCAAATAaccttgcaaaataaaataaaaataaaaactaaattgaaaattTGTTTGTTGATTGGATGGTCTCTATgggaagtaaaacatttttacctTTTCCTATGAGCTAAGTCGCATGATATCTTACGGTTTTGCCATCTCGGATGAATTATTATGAGTATCTCTCATATTTTCTCTTTCTTAGCTCACAGTGACTGGCCGTGACAATTTTTTTGAATATCGAATTGatttcatatatatttaaaagtcaAAATTCTTGCTTTAAAATGTCTTCATCTGACAGATGACATTAAGCTCAATTTCAATAAATGGTTTTCTAGGACCGTTGCAGTATGTTTTAAGAGCACAATGAACTCTTTTATCTCAAATGATCAAGGAAAATATGAATTGCTTATGGCATCTGAATTGTTTAAGAGTTGATCAGAGAAAGTTTTTGGATGTGTGACTGACTCTGGCAGAGGAAAAACATTTCCCTCTTACCCCCAGGCCTTTCCCAAATGCAATGGCTCCTTTTCCTCGAATATAATTCCAAGCCAGATTGAGTGACTTCATTGCTGTGTTCTCGGCAATAGCAGCACCCAGGATTTCTCCTGAGGGAAGGAGAGAAATTGAAAAGAGTGGAAGAGAAAGGGAgattgtgttttatatatatatatatatatatatatatataaaattatttgtattattcatttgtttgttgtaatattaaatgatcattttgactagaataaaaccagttaattaagACGTtaccacatttttaggttaacattttcaGGCCTTATTgaacacattttcaatggtcatCAGGATACAATACCAAGCATTATAATCAGTTGCATAGGATTACAGAAAGAAAGCCATTGCCATATGTAAAATGAATGGAGATGTGCCAACAGAATCTGTTAAGGGTGTATGAATCATAGTGGGTCATGAAGGAGTTCCTCTTGATGATTTCTTGCAATATTTTCCTCTTGGATTATTGAAGCAATTTTCCTTTTTCACACTCTGTCATTCATGTTGACAGCTGTGGGGGCTGAGGACTGTATTCCATATCCCTCATCATCATGCTGTAGTTTCTGATGATATGAGATCCAGCCCTCTGGATATCTCAGACGCCTTGCAAATATAAAGATGTTGTGCCTGAATGTTGAAGCCAAGTATCATTTCTGATTTGCATTGTAGTTATTAAGAGAGCATATAGCTATACAAAAATTGTGTTAAAGTTTTACAGTATTGTTTTTCGATGTGGTCTCCAAGGAAGatataaatacaaacaaacaaaaactctgTCCACATGCTTTTTGTTAGGcaggtgtgtttgtgtaatgGTAGCctgctggtatgtgatagctgtgcagtgtgtaaaacctcactctcctggccttaagagatgcACTAGTGACTGAGGCTAGGGCCATGGCTTTTATAACCCCCTTGTTAGTGCGTTCAACTGCCATGCCTGGGAtcgctggttcgaatcccactcggGGCCGGTAtgtgtttaatcatttattaataaagcattaaacCAAGTGTGTTTTACCACTTTTTAGGGATGTTCTATCAATCAATAGTAATCAGAATAAACAACTGTTGCGCCACATAATATAGTTAATTACAAAACGGATGGTTCTGGTCCTGGATGCTAAATGGTCAACCGCCGTGCTTTATCCATGATAAAGCACAGCTCTGACCTCTTCATGGAACTTCTATTTGTATCATTCCGCAGCACCAAAGTCTTTTCAGCAAGTCAGTTCAATTGGCGACCATCTTTGTAACACTCATGTGGAGCTATTTTTCCAGTTAAACAAGtggcatgccagtgcagctccgaTATACTTGAATGGGGATAGACTGAAATCTCacaaacagttggtcaagattacgatcaaagaacatttttcaaattagcagtaaaatctgacaacactggtatcataaattgtgcatctTCACCTCAGATCACACTAAAAACTCTTTACTCTTGAGTTAATTGACAGGTGATTTGTGTCTGagaggtgattggctctttaacctgtaacctgggacttcctatctacatccgttgaccgttgggcattccaatttctcccaatcattttaatagaagtgacccgtctcatctaaatatttaatatatagagTTATTCAGGTTACTTAGCAAGTTAAGTTAAGTTTACTGTTAATTGCCAGGGATGTTTTCGGGCGGAAGGATGGCATTTCATGATTTTACTTACAaaatacagtaggcctataaaagtttaatgaacatttctgtcctttttgtggtgaccattttattaaagcactcaaggctgtgccatattgtgaatatcGTCACGTCAGAGAGTGTTTCAGACACTCTGTTCCCGTTGTGCCTCACAACACCTTTcagccatgactatattcacaatatccAACTTATCCCAGAACGCGGAAGTGTTCCATGAttcgactgttttcaatttccggtctccagtgtttttcACTCACATCGACGTATAAcgggtaatgtaatgtttaaggtattaTATTTGTAGAAATTTTCAACAAACATGTGGCTGTATATTCCCGAGACTTCACAGATTCGAGATGACCATTTTTATTGACATTGCCTCAGCTGAGAGAGTAGATTTCATGAAGTGATGGTCCGGAGTTAGTTACATTGATATCATTAAATACTTTGAATTGTTATGACAGGCAACAgttgcacaagttgagcctgaaataaaattttactCACTAAAAACATACacggttgttgttctccatctggattgTTCTTTTCGTTAGTGTTTACATCGCATCCTGAGATCAGGAACTGAAAACAGGGAATTAGAATCATCATGTcgccgcccagtggttgctcaggagaaCTGTTGAAACATGGCCTCTCATTCCTTGTTACTTTATCATAACTGAAGAATTTTGCGGTTGCCAAGCAATGTAGTGTCTTGGCGCATTATAGAATGTGCGTCACAGGTTTGGGGTCCGAACTATCCGTTTTtagaaaattactttaataaaagtattttgtcaaaaatgttgaacagtgtgagtaaaagtttgtttaaaaatacattttatatcgaCTCACAGGCAACATCCCTACTAATCTGTTTGAGCTTGGGAAATTTCTTCATTTTTCTTTTCCTAAGTATATGCTAATGACGAGCATTTTCAAAATACTCGCCGTTTTAGTGTGGATGGGAGGCATAAATGTAGccaaattaatgttttattttttaatttttatttttaaacaaaaacatatcaGTGTTGATGTGGCCTCAGTATAGAACTCTTTTCAATTTTGTTCTGAAAATTAAGgctaaattataattataattattatatattttttatagttcCTGTTGCTAAACTGGTGGAGAGCGGTGCTAACAATGCCATGGGTTTGAatcagggaacacacaaactaaaaaaaattacttttgataATAGAGACTATCAAGTGAACAGATCAATACATTTTAAGCAAAAGTcacatatttttgtttcatttacatTATGGAATATTTCAGTCAAGGCtaatgttattttttgttattcaATCTATAATTGACAGTACTTCAGAAAAGTCATCCAAAGATTTGATGCTCTTAGTGCAAGTGTTTTGTGGAACCATTCAACATGTGGTAGGAAAATGCTCCAAATTATGTAAATACCACTTTAGTTATTGTTATGTCAGCAGCAATTGTATCAAAGGATTGACATTTATTGGAAGCCTTTAACATCATTTCACACCTGCCGTATCTCCGAATCTGTTGTGGCTCAAGTCGAGGTGCTGAAGCTTCTGGTTGCCGGTCAGAGCTGGAGCCAGGTGTCTGGCCGCCCGATCATCCAGATGGTTTCCTGAGAGGTTGAAAGAAAGCAGGACAGTGTTTTCCAGCAGCATGCTGGCCAATGCCCTGGATCCATCCTCACCAATCCGGTTTTCTGACAGATCAATTTCTGAATGGAAATAAGGTCAAAGTTTGCATTTGGATTATTTTCACAGCATGCATAATAAAAGCAAAAGGGCCACAAAACAAATAGGCTTAATAAGACATTCTGTAAGTAACATAAACCTTTTCTACTTTACATTCAAAACTTAATGCTGTTAATACACTTTGTAATAATAAACGAAAATatgaaatgataaaataatacaaaattgaaGCATTATCTCTTGTGTTTCACTTGTGTTCTCTGACTGTTGGAACACATGTTAGCAGATTTCACAATGGCGGTAGTACAAGAAAACCCATTGAAAGTACATTGAAGTCTGGCCAAGGCATGGCTACAAAACTATGACAACCATGCCTCACATACTGGATCAAACAGACTTGAAGTTCACAACACTTCTAAACCTCAAAGACAAGTACCAAACAAGACATTATTATGGGACGGTGAGGCACCCGTTGTAGAAAGCCACCTGTGATGTAGCAGTTCTCTTTGAGCATGTCAGCAATGGCAGCCCCGCCCATTCCTTCCATCCAATTATCTCGCAAATTCAGCTTCAGGATAGAGGTGTTGTTTACCAAGGAAATGGCCAGAGCTTTGGTGCCCTATAGAGGAGACttgttaaaatgtgtaatatttgttttatttctctctttatttaatttctgttctcaaaggtgaagtgtgttttgtttgtgtacgtgtgtgtgtttaaatgccTACTTCTATCCCAgttaaatatgcagagacaactaagtCATTGTagattgatttccccaaaaagtcaGCATattgtttccaagagttccagtacccaatcatacatttttgcattggctccaccACATTTACCTTCCCTTATGGCACAGCTGGAAGCACGTCATgacagcagcatgggagacctaGGTTCAGATCCGAATTTGAAatcaggaagtaattgcgttagCATCAGTGACGAGCACGATTCAGACGTTGCATTTTCCCCCTAGCATTTAATTTTTACTCCACCGATTGTGCAGGTTTGGGTTGAGGGgtacagtttttaaaatatgcattcctctttactgtattacaccatgtacagctgaaaacaactcactttggGTGCCCCTTCGTGGACATTTCAACTGGAAAATGGCATTCGCACATGCTCATACGCTCAACAACAGTTACCACTTTGGCAACTAGGGCAGTGTTTCGCAATTCGGTAAGCAAAGATTTATGccgatttatgcaaaaaaaaaagtccttaaaggggtcatgacatggttttttttattgtattattatgttcccttaggtgcaattatagtattaatatatttttttttaagaaaaacttttaaaatctagtgatttatgaccttttcccaccctgtttctcatcctctgattcaaacagtctgttttggggcgttttccatttaagacttcagtgttaacgcccactgttatgattggctaacgtcagtgcctatgtatcaattattgacgcccccagccagaacaatatgcaagtaaactaagtaaaaacactgtgattattcataatgaatgaaattgcgctttaaaaagtagtttaaagtttaaaatagattacttacagtttgcgtcgtcgttgttcccagaatagtcggcacggacttatctttgagcaacagttttctggcaaagccagcatcatattgagatttgttctcaaaacagtcatccttaaaatgtacagaacaaacgcttaagttaacactgccgtgactgggacgtccgaaaaaataaactgcatccatttttccctgacgtctggatctttcggcagcttattcagaggttttgtttgaccacagccaggaacagcacatctgtgtggcatcgtaattttcctgtgcacaagtagtctctgtcagagctcgctgtccatcgactgaacacttgtgaggcgacggcgatactgaaatgagcgtagttgtcttgcgcttaaagcgtagttatcttgtgctggaggcggtcatatgcaaacgctggtacgtcacttctaaccgacacgtcacttctaaccatgaatccagaacgagctgtattttgagcttgattaaataaatgattcgtttagaatggggaggacgtcttaaaatattaaacttgcaggacgttttaatgatacaaagacctcttatataccaaaagatcaaggcaaatttggtttctcatgtcatgacccctttaaacgctgtggctctgtggcactttcaaaacattgctctagcAGTTTGAGCAACCTGTCCAGCCCATAACAGCAACAGTAGCTCAACctatggtgtgagtttggggggGACTATCTTTTTTCCAACCAGTGGCAGAAAAGGGAAATGCACAATTTTTGCAATTACGTTTGGTGCCAcaagtgttgcagaaattacacacttcacctttaagtatgAAATCAGGTACATTTGTTAATGAATTTCCATTTCATTGCAATTACCTGTGGACCCAACCCACAATGCATCATGTTGAGCTCACTCTGGTTTATATTTCGAAGGAAGTGGGACACTGGAATAACGTTCAGCATCTTACAAGCCTCTCTGTAGTGAGTCTGGCCTGTAGGGTCGTATAGTGGCCTTTCATCTACAACACAATCAGAATACCTCTTTAGTTTAATAGAATGTCCCTTGTACCAACAATGCAAATTGttaaaatatatacacaatagGTAAATCTATAAGCCTATACAGTCAAGTGGTAAAACCAACTAGATCTTTACATTTTCTGCAGAAACTGTgaatggtgcttgcctgtgcagaACTTACCAACATGATACTACGGCATTGTTGgtagttgccagggcattgccatTCAGTTGCTTAGTGTTCTGGATGTTTTTAGTGCATTGTTATATAATTGCTAggatattctgggtggttgctagactTCAGTTATGTGTTATTGCAACCAAGTAAAGCATTGACACATTAACTAGTAGTAAGTTACTTACCATCCCAACTTATGTGAGACCTTTCATACAGCTGGCACAGCCCTACCTCGGATTCCCACCTCCATAATATTTTTAAGAGAGTTTTCTGCCCATTTTATCATTTAGCAGGAGAAAATCGTAAGTCTGATCGCTTAGATGGCACCCCTCTCCTAAACAAGGAACACATTTTGAggtagcacaaatggtgtgggaGCAATGCTCCAGGGTTTAATACTTAAGGttcaggggtttgttcaaatccataATCCTGAGTATGCACAACAGTAATAATGACGCATACATTGGCAAACACCACAGTCAGTACAGAAGATTACCAATGTATAGTCACACATGCAACCCCTCACCTCAATTGAAATGAGCTGGTGTCACTTTGTAAACCAAATGCAACAACAATACATCATTTCTCGTTGAGATACGCAATTATCATGAATGTGGAAAATTCCCAAGCCATTCATTAAGCTATGCGGAGGCACACAGCAGTAATCTAGCAGATGGCCACCTCTAATAGGCTGAATAAatagagagacagtgagagatgGATAGAGTCATGATTTATGTATATGCAGGAGAGTGTGTAGGTGTTTCGCTATCTGCAGAACAAGCAGGTGaaaaatgagaaagagagagaggtttgTCTGAAATTACAAGCATGACTCATGGCCGTTTGCCTATTTTATTCCCTGTTGAGTGGCAACATCATATTCTGTGGCCCTTAGCGGTTTGACACCCTCTATCAGAAGGTGCATCACCCACGAAGCCCCGGCTGCCCACGCTCTCTCTATGTGCTTAGGTTCGCACTCTCACTTTTAAGAAGAACTCTCACTGTGAAAGCAGTCGAATTCCAGGTCTATGTCATAGTCTTCAGCACTGATGACACACTCTGCCACCTTCCGTGGTTTGTCAGCTGGGCGGCTAGTTCTACATTCCCCTAGCTCATCATTCTCCTCATTTGTATAATCGTCATTCTGAAGCCCCACTCTGGTTCGATGCTGGCTGGGTGATCTCTCACCCACTGGCACTCTCTAAGAGAAAGGATACAAAATTTCAGGGGTGCACTTATACTCAAATAAGAATAGACATGCTGTATACTCTTGCTATAGCTAAGCTCATTACAAGCAACCATTGGGGTTACTTAATTACTTCATTCAAACACAGGCTCCTTA includes the following:
- the LOC127634536 gene encoding leucine-rich repeat-containing protein 74B-like; its protein translation is MVVGKKETEECILPSVCEDEGEKEEDLGGIPSRPVSRPRSLYSRGSVNGKRVPVGERSPSQHRTRVGLQNDDYTNEENDELGECRTSRPADKPRKVAECVISAEDYDIDLEFDCFHNERPLYDPTGQTHYREACKMLNVIPVSHFLRNINQSELNMMHCGLGPQGTKALAISLVNNTSILKLNLRDNWMEGMGGAAIADMLKENCYITEIDLSENRIGEDGSRALASMLLENTVLLSFNLSGNHLDDRAARHLAPALTGNQKLQHLDLSHNRFGDTAGEILGAAIAENTAMKSLNLAWNYIRGKGAIAFGKGLGGNIFLRTLDLSYNGLGKEGAIALEEALKLNNTLEDLNISNNRMPLEGAIHVALGLKENTTLRILKMSRNPMQSAGCFAILKSVQANPESAIEFLDFSDIDVDREFEDLFNTMKGQLPNLQVKHGGKIKTALKKS